A genomic stretch from Phoenix dactylifera cultivar Barhee BC4 unplaced genomic scaffold, palm_55x_up_171113_PBpolish2nd_filt_p 001247F, whole genome shotgun sequence includes:
- the LOC120108269 gene encoding protein ETHYLENE-INSENSITIVE 3-like 1a, protein MMGGPLMDGMIFSASQNNYVPLMPSANEKSISFGALLNPPIMGDAILGEGDLVDPPSENFAEAGEEESDDDIDIEELERRMWRDRMRLKRLKEQQQNKNKEQGAADSARQRQSQEQARRKKMSRAQDGILKYMLKMMEVCKAQGFVYGIIPEKGKPVSGASDNLRGWWKEKVRFDRNGPAAIAKYQAENSIPGANNESNPGTASPHSLQELQDTTLGSLLSALMQHCDPPQRRFPLEKGVAPPWWPSGKEEWWPELGIPKDQGPPPYKKPHDLKKAWKVSVLTAVIKHMSPDIEKIRRLVRQSKCLQDKMTAKESATWLAVVKQEEEFYLKLHPDARPPQSSGSGVTGAISFNSSSSEYDVEGVDDGKSEEVGNQKAAVDGNAFNLIAAAGNENFVASAPLKEETDVEFIQKRTAAEPELMLNQRVFTCDNMQCVHNDVRFGFADRNSRNAHQYLCKNQNSLPQGISATSGGGMRMNENKPPVFFMPLNAQPNATGLGSSVNPINISGLGIPADGQKTISELMSFYENSINPNKNQGGMNQGGMTPGGMTMLDGQDSLQQKLQMEDNFFGQGTGTGGTVFEEVGNLMQQQQQFYGREDMMPVEQQLGNQPPDLGTDIDFGSGFSMPTMGYADALQKGMGELGQKPEYPSWFF, encoded by the coding sequence ATGATGGGCGGACCATTAATGGACGGTATGATCTTCTCTGCTAGCCAGAATAACTACGTGCCACTCATGCCATCTGCTAATGAGAAGAGCATCAGCTTTGGAGCCCTCCTCAATCCGCCTATTATGGGTGATGCTATTTTAGGCGAGGGAGATCTGGTGGACCCTCCCTCTGAGAACTTTGCTGAGGCCGGGGAAGAAGAGAGTGATGATGACATTGACATAGAAGAACTGGAGCGGCGTATGTGGAGGGATCGGATGCGGCTTAAGCGTTTGAAGGAACAGCAGCAGAACAAGAACAAGGAACAAGGGGCTGCTGACTCAGCCAGGCAGCGCCAGTCCCAGGAGCAGGCACGACGGAAGAAGATGTCTCGTGCCCAGGATGGGATCCTGAAGTACATGCtgaagatgatggaggtctGCAAGGCCCAAGGCTTTGTGTATGGGATCATTCCAGAGAAAGGCAAGCCTGTGAGCGGTGCATCTGATAACTTGAGAGGCTGGTGGAAGGAAAAGGTCCGGTTTGATCGGAATGGTCCTGCTGCGATCGCCAAGTACCAGGCTGAAAACTCCATTCCGGGTGCTAACAATGAGTCGAACCCTGGGACTGCAAGCCCTCATTCACTGCAGGAGCTTCAGGACACAACACTGGGCTCTCTCCTATCAGCGCTCATGCAGCACTGCGACCCACCGCAGCGAAGGTTCCCCTTGGAGAAAGGAGTCGCCCCGCCGTGGTGGCCTAGCGGGAAAGAGGAGTGGTGGCCTGAGCTGGGAATCCCCAAAGATCAAGGTCCGCCACCGTACAAGAAACCCCATGATCTTAAGAAAGCATGGAAAGTTAGTGTTCTGACCGCTGTCATCAAGCACATGTCGCCCGATATTGAGAAGATCCGCAGGCTGGTGAGACAGTCCAAGTGCCTTCAAGACAAGATGACCGCCAAAGAGAGTGCGACGTGGCTGGCGGTAGTCAAACAGGAGGAGGAGTTCTACCTGAAGCTCCACCCGGATGCGCGCCCTCCTCAATCATCAGGGAGCGGCGTCACGGGGGCCATCTCCTTCAACAGCAGCTCCAGCGAGTACGATGTTGAAGGTGTTGATGATGGCAAGAGCGAGGAGGTGGGGAACCAGAAGGCTGCTGTTGATGGGAATGCTTTCAACCTGATTGCTGCTGCAGGGAATGAGAACTTTGTGGCATCCGCGCCACTGAAAGAAGAGACTGATGTAGAATTCATCCAGAAGAGAACTGCTGCTGAGCCTGAACTGATGCTGAACCAGCGTGTGTTTACCTGCGATAACATGCAGTGCGTGCATAATGATGTTCGCTTCGGGTTTGCAGACAGGAATTCGAGAAACGCTCACCAGTACCTCTGCAAAAATCAGAACAGTCTTCCTCAAGGTATCTCAGCAACCTCCGGTGGTGGCATGCGGATGAACGAGAACAAACCCCCAGTTTTCTTTATGCCCTTAAATGCCCAGCCAAATGCAACTGGTCTTGGATCAAGTGTCAATCCTATCAACATCTCCGGTCTGGGTATTCCTGCTGATGGGCAGAAAACGATCAGTGAACTGATGAGCTTCTACGAGAACAGCATCAATCCTAACAAGAACCAGGGAGGGATGAACCAGGGGGGCATGACCCCAGGAGGCATGACCATGTTGGATGGCCAGGATTCCCTTCAGCAGAAGCTTCAAATGGAGGATAACTTCTTCGGACAGGGGACTGGCACGGGTGGCACTGTTTTTGAAGAGGTCGGCAACTtaatgcagcagcagcagcagttctATGGCCGGGAGGACATGATGCCAGTTGAGCAGCAACTTGGGAACCAGCCTCCTGATTTGGGCACTGACATCGATTTCGGTTCTGGTTTCAGCATGCCTACCATGGGCTATGCTGATGCATTGCAGAAAGGGATGGGAGAGTTGGGGCAGAAGCCCGAGTATCCAAGCTGGTTTTTCTGA
- the LOC103707672 gene encoding type I inositol polyphosphate 5-phosphatase 10-like, whose product MRFRTGRRRKPFIPKVFGGKEKKISKGNEMSLNYFAELEESTSFSATSSHEFMNNFSEKYSTSKLGNISLSNVSSAVSNVLDTQTFRLFVTTWNVGGKPPHDELNLNELLPANDQADVYVLGFQEIVPLNAGNVLVIEDSEPAVKWLALINQALNRPQEADAASKAKTINSLLFLQKPSLKAVSKIFRTEHGRWLKACNCTAEVAKKYYRDSCFRCPYACLSEKNSSEHEQEERSNFMAMDTNGATSLTTNQLRYCLIASKQMVGVFVTVWVRRELVQHIGHLRVCCVGRGIMGYLGNKGCVSVSMTLHQTSFCFVCCHLASGEKEGDELRRNSDVIEILKNTQFPNICKTPGRRSPEKILEHDRVIWLGDLNYRIALSYSETRRLLKGENWDALFEKDQLKIELEAGRVFKGWHEGKICFPPTYKYSMNSDVYTEECVTSKEKRRNPAWCDRILWHGDGIVQLSYVRGESKFSDHRPVCAVFTVEVGVLADKLKRRLSAPNTKVGVEELLPPSSSYFYSMTMQ is encoded by the exons CTGAATTGGAAGAGAGCACTTCTTTTTCAGCCACTTCCTCGCATGAATTCATGAACAATTTTTCAG AAAAATATTCTACTTCAAAGCTGGGGAACATAAGTCTTAGTAACGTCTCTTCTGCAGTATCCAATGTTTTAGACACTCAAACCTTCAG GTTATTTGTCACAACATGGAATGTTGGAGGAAAACCCCCGCATGATGAACTGAACCTAAATGAACTTCTTCCAGCCAATGATCAAGCAGATGTTTATGTTTTAGG ATTTCAGGAAATAGTCCCTCTGAATGCCGGAAATGTGCTTGTTATAGAAGACAGTGAACCAGCAGTGAAATGGCTCGCTTTGATAAACCAAGCCTTAAACAGGCCACAAGAGGCTGATGCAGCTAGCAAAGCAAAGACAATCAATAGCCTATTATTCCTTCAGAAACCTTCACTTAAAGCAGTCAGTAAAATATTCAGAACAGAGCATGGAAGATGGCTCAAGGCCTGCAACTGCACTGCAGAAGTGGCAAAGAAATATTATAGAGATTCATGTTTCAGATGCCCTTATGCCTGTCTAAGTGAAAAGAACTCTTCAGAGCATGAACAGGAGGAAAGAAGCAACTTCATGGCGATGGATACAAATGGTGCAACTTCTTTAACAACTAACCAGCTGAGGTATTGCCTCATAGCTAGCAAACAGATGGTGGGAGTTTTTGTAACTGTTTGGGTTAGGAGAGAACTTGTCCAACATATAGGTCATCTTAGAGTCTGCTGTGTAGGGCGCGGAATCATGGGCTATCTTGGTaataag GGTTGCGTCTCAGTGAGCATGACTTTGCATCAGACAAGCTTTTGTTTTGTCTGCTGTCATTTGGCTTCAGGggagaaagaaggagatgaACTTAGAAGAAACTCTGATGTTATAGAGATACTAAAGAATACACAGTTCCCAAATATTTGCAAGACACCTGGTCGAAGAAGTCCTGAAAAAATTCTTGAACATGA TCGGGTCATATGGTTAGGCGACTTGAATTACCGAATTGCTCTGAGCTACTCTGAGACTAGGAGGCTTCTCAAGGGGGAAAATTGGGATGCCCTATTTGAGAAGGATCAG CTTAAGATCGAACTAGAAGCTGGGCGAGTGTTCAAGGGATGGCATGAAGGGAAAATCTGCTTTCCTCCAACTTACAAGTACTCCATGAACTCAGATGTTTACACTGAAGAGTGTGTGACATCAAAAGAGAAACGAAGAAATCCTGCATG GTGCGATCGCATACTATGGCATGGGGATGGTATTGTGCAGTTATCCTATGTTCGAGGTGAGTCAAAATTTTCTGATCACCGGCCAGTTTGTGCAGTTTTCACTGTTGAAGTTGGGGTGCTTGCTGATAAATTGAAAAGGCGACTATCAGCGCCTAACACAAAAGTTGGTGTAGAAGAGCTCTTACCTCCAAGTTCTAGTTACTTTTACTCAATGACTAT GCAATGA